A DNA window from Sporosarcina sp. ANT_H38 contains the following coding sequences:
- a CDS encoding carbohydrate ABC transporter permease, whose protein sequence is MRIKRKTIYGYLFIMPWLIGFLLLVLWPLIQSFYFSLNNMRITPIGLKFKFVGFNNYLDVWLKDMFFIQELLQFLVNTALRVPVIVVFALIIAMLLNEKVKFKGAFRTIFFLPVIVASGPVIDQLIGQGAATIPLADQEVIITTLHQFLPMWFAQVIGELFNQIIIILWNSGVQILLFLAVLQKIDPQLYEAAKIDGGSGWECFWKITLPTIKPIILINLIYTLVALANSNQNPIINLIYSNMFSATRGYGFASAMAWMYSIVTTILLIIIFLIFRDKKPKRIL, encoded by the coding sequence TTGAGAATAAAAAGAAAAACGATTTACGGTTATTTATTTATCATGCCATGGCTAATAGGTTTTTTATTATTAGTACTATGGCCGTTGATCCAATCTTTTTATTTTAGCTTAAATAATATGAGGATCACGCCAATTGGATTAAAGTTTAAATTCGTGGGTTTTAATAATTACTTGGATGTCTGGCTGAAAGATATGTTTTTCATCCAAGAATTATTGCAATTCCTTGTGAATACGGCACTAAGGGTACCCGTTATTGTTGTATTTGCTTTGATTATTGCCATGCTATTAAATGAAAAGGTTAAATTTAAAGGAGCTTTTAGAACAATTTTCTTTTTGCCTGTTATTGTAGCAAGTGGACCTGTCATTGATCAGCTAATTGGTCAAGGTGCAGCAACTATTCCGCTGGCTGACCAAGAGGTTATTATTACAACTTTACATCAGTTCCTGCCTATGTGGTTTGCACAGGTGATTGGTGAATTATTTAATCAAATCATTATCATTTTATGGAACTCAGGTGTACAGATTTTGCTCTTTCTTGCTGTGTTGCAAAAGATTGATCCGCAGCTATATGAGGCGGCGAAAATTGATGGAGGTTCTGGTTGGGAATGTTTTTGGAAAATCACACTACCAACCATCAAGCCAATTATTTTGATCAATTTAATTTACACACTTGTGGCATTGGCCAATAGTAATCAGAATCCAATCATTAACTTGATATATTCAAATATGTTTTCGGCAACGAGAGGCTATGGTTTTGCGTCTGCAATGGCCTGGATGTATTCAATTGTTACAACAATATTATTGATTATTATTTTCTTGATTTTCCGAGATAAAAAACCTAAAAGAATACTATAG
- a CDS encoding carbohydrate ABC transporter permease has product MSLQKSKGFSSVMKNPAISNKEKFRVVKGKAFRFLFGFNDRRGFVLKLLTYTLLISIGFVYLYPMLHMFVTSIKSLEDLLDMSIKWLPSTIYTSNYEQAYSVMNIKSAFKGSLLLALLPTICQVVVASLVGFGLARYNFPLKKLFFGLMIFSFIIPPQILMMPMYRLLSALELTGSINAFIVPALLGQGLNSTIFILIFYQFFKQTPETLYEAAEVDGANQFTIFFKIAIPMAVPAFIVSFLFSFVWYWNETYLTTLYLTSRSTDITTILLQLQQFEQNYEAMYPVTANSPNKINEGIKMAGTVISILPLLIVYFFLQRYFVESVDKSGITGE; this is encoded by the coding sequence ATGTCATTGCAAAAATCAAAAGGTTTTTCTTCAGTAATGAAAAATCCCGCTATTAGCAACAAAGAGAAATTTAGAGTGGTCAAAGGAAAGGCATTTCGATTTCTCTTTGGTTTCAATGATAGAAGGGGGTTTGTTTTAAAACTACTTACATACACATTGCTCATTAGTATTGGTTTTGTGTACTTATATCCAATGTTACATATGTTTGTAACGAGTATTAAATCATTAGAAGATTTGCTTGATATGTCGATTAAGTGGTTACCTTCTACTATCTATACAAGTAATTACGAACAAGCCTATTCTGTAATGAATATAAAATCGGCTTTTAAAGGGAGTTTACTACTTGCCTTACTACCAACTATTTGCCAGGTGGTGGTCGCTTCCCTTGTAGGATTTGGCTTAGCTAGATACAACTTCCCGTTGAAGAAACTGTTTTTTGGATTGATGATTTTCAGTTTTATCATCCCACCACAAATTTTGATGATGCCGATGTATCGGTTATTAAGTGCATTGGAATTAACTGGATCAATAAATGCTTTTATTGTTCCGGCTCTATTAGGACAGGGGTTAAATAGTACAATTTTCATTTTGATTTTCTATCAATTTTTCAAACAAACACCAGAAACATTATATGAGGCGGCGGAGGTAGATGGTGCTAACCAATTTACCATTTTCTTTAAAATTGCTATCCCAATGGCAGTCCCGGCCTTTATCGTATCCTTCTTATTCTCATTTGTTTGGTATTGGAATGAAACCTATTTAACGACCCTTTATCTAACGAGTCGATCAACGGATATAACGACAATCTTATTACAATTACAGCAATTTGAACAAAATTACGAGGCCATGTATCCTGTCACAGCAAATAGCCCGAATAAAATTAATGAAGGCATTAAAATGGCGGGGACGGTGATTAGTATTTTACCATTACTAATCGTTTACTTTTTTCTACAAAGATACTTTGTTGAAAGTGTCGACAAAAGTGGTATTACTGGTGAGTAA
- a CDS encoding ABC transporter substrate-binding protein yields the protein MKRKSLAGLVCVLLLMLLMVVGCSNDEKPSGGEKEGDKETEDGAKELSLEPMTTEDITLTYASWANGALNQELANKFMELYPNITVELVQLEQEGWNDHLTNLASTGELPDVFWYLGNVDIAVRNSWLGDMTEYFENDPESETVLSTLKDQGYFDGERKLAAPVAYQPYTIFLDENLFNKMNKDMPSADWTYSEMIDLMKEMTVPEQGIYGYNSYTKLLTMAPIVNADGNGEFGWDGEKYDLTKDWADATTQHAELVRSGVHAPLFDTDEAEAAFGDRLLWAANTGRLAMQLDAWWSVGLFSQPEFMEKGMKWVPYVVPKGDTAETLHKPAFIDFGSFSSATEHPREAYELLKFFGWGKEGWETKLQAFKTLENEDGSLLFKHPDGLPLIEDEKIWSELRALLPESQYYTDFLERAKEPIPLGGASQPGFQTFLDEVYFGGEYGDVEAAIMNGDVNAHDIAEDLTEKINQYREDALAELFF from the coding sequence ATGAAGCGAAAATCACTAGCTGGTCTTGTATGTGTACTGTTGTTAATGTTACTGATGGTAGTTGGTTGTTCGAATGATGAAAAACCATCAGGTGGAGAAAAAGAGGGCGACAAAGAGACTGAAGATGGTGCTAAAGAGTTGTCTCTAGAACCTATGACAACAGAAGACATTACATTGACGTATGCATCTTGGGCTAATGGTGCCCTCAATCAGGAGTTAGCTAATAAGTTTATGGAGCTGTATCCAAATATTACAGTTGAGCTCGTTCAGTTAGAACAAGAAGGTTGGAACGATCACTTAACAAATCTAGCAAGTACAGGTGAATTACCAGATGTATTTTGGTATTTAGGAAATGTAGACATTGCTGTTCGAAATAGCTGGCTAGGAGACATGACAGAGTACTTTGAAAATGACCCGGAGTCTGAAACTGTTTTATCGACATTAAAGGACCAAGGCTATTTTGATGGTGAAAGAAAACTGGCTGCACCTGTTGCTTACCAACCCTATACAATCTTTTTAGATGAAAACCTATTCAATAAGATGAATAAGGATATGCCTTCAGCTGATTGGACGTATAGTGAAATGATTGATTTAATGAAAGAAATGACCGTGCCAGAACAAGGGATTTACGGTTATAATTCATATACAAAATTACTAACAATGGCACCAATCGTTAATGCTGATGGTAATGGAGAATTCGGTTGGGATGGAGAGAAATACGATCTTACAAAGGATTGGGCAGATGCGACAACCCAACATGCCGAACTAGTGAGGAGTGGTGTACATGCTCCGCTATTCGATACCGATGAAGCTGAAGCTGCTTTCGGTGATCGCTTGCTGTGGGCGGCAAATACTGGCCGTTTAGCAATGCAATTAGATGCATGGTGGTCAGTTGGATTGTTCTCACAACCTGAATTTATGGAAAAGGGAATGAAGTGGGTTCCATATGTTGTTCCAAAAGGAGATACTGCAGAAACATTGCATAAACCAGCTTTTATTGACTTCGGTTCATTCTCTTCTGCTACAGAGCATCCACGTGAAGCGTATGAGTTGTTGAAATTCTTTGGATGGGGTAAAGAAGGATGGGAAACAAAATTACAGGCATTTAAAACATTGGAAAATGAAGACGGTTCATTACTATTTAAGCATCCGGATGGATTACCATTAATCGAGGATGAAAAAATTTGGAGTGAATTAAGAGCGTTACTGCCAGAATCTCAGTATTACACTGATTTCTTAGAACGAGCAAAAGAACCAATTCCATTAGGAGGAGCTTCACAACCTGGATTCCAAACATTCTTGGATGAAGTTTACTTTGGTGGAGAATATGGGGATGTTGAAGCGGCTATTATGAATGGGGATGTAAACGCCCATGACATTGCTGAGGATTTAACAGAAAAGATCAATCAGTACAGAGAAGATGCATTAGCTGAATTGTTTTTTTGA
- a CDS encoding arabinan endo-1,5-alpha-L-arabinosidase: MIPLHNIPKDREHDERIQQDESLWATHNVHDPSIYKEGDWYYVFSTDAQEGGTFKAGIQIRKSKDLVNWQWVGRAFTEVPGPAKNWTGAVGLWAPDVTKFGDTYYLYYAASQFGKTQSFIGVATSTHIEGPWIDKGEVVKTEQDEGPNAIDPNISIDEKGDPWMVYGSFFGGIFLARINSATGKFAEEGKGTLIARRHASVEGAIEGPYIVYNPHFDYYYLFVSYDSLFSSYHIRVARSKHIEGPYVDSKGHEMTNTELPPNDVGMKVLGSYQFDGGPAWIAPGHNSILKDQEDYYVVHHVRMEGKKGHYLHIRKIGWTEDGWPLVSPQRYAGEQDKVVNIDDVLGNWECIYFDKDNNGKMNALNICITTHHNDPNAYVVEQHADNYFSLFSSRHPSIDGIMIQGWDWEQWIETIVFMGKDSEGNVLVGKRRE, encoded by the coding sequence ATGATACCTCTACATAATATTCCAAAAGACAGAGAGCATGATGAAAGAATACAGCAAGACGAATCGCTTTGGGCAACTCATAATGTACATGATCCATCTATTTATAAAGAGGGGGATTGGTATTATGTATTCTCAACAGATGCTCAAGAAGGTGGAACATTCAAAGCGGGCATCCAAATTAGAAAGTCGAAGGACTTAGTCAATTGGCAATGGGTAGGACGTGCATTTACAGAAGTACCAGGACCTGCAAAGAATTGGACTGGTGCAGTTGGTTTGTGGGCACCAGATGTTACGAAGTTTGGTGATACTTATTATCTATACTATGCTGCATCACAGTTTGGTAAGACACAATCCTTCATAGGTGTTGCAACGAGTACTCATATTGAAGGTCCTTGGATTGACAAGGGTGAAGTCGTCAAGACTGAACAAGATGAAGGCCCGAATGCAATTGATCCTAATATAAGTATTGATGAAAAAGGGGATCCGTGGATGGTATATGGGTCGTTTTTTGGTGGGATTTTCTTAGCTAGAATTAATAGCGCAACGGGTAAATTTGCTGAAGAGGGAAAGGGGACGCTGATAGCTAGACGACATGCAAGTGTTGAAGGTGCTATCGAAGGTCCCTATATCGTTTATAATCCCCATTTTGATTATTATTACTTATTCGTCTCCTATGATTCTCTATTTTCTTCGTACCATATAAGAGTGGCGCGTTCTAAACATATTGAAGGCCCCTATGTTGACAGTAAGGGGCATGAAATGACAAATACTGAACTTCCCCCAAATGATGTTGGGATGAAAGTACTTGGGAGTTATCAATTTGATGGTGGTCCCGCTTGGATAGCTCCTGGTCATAATTCTATATTAAAGGATCAAGAGGATTATTATGTTGTCCATCATGTTCGTATGGAAGGCAAGAAAGGGCATTATCTACATATCCGGAAAATTGGGTGGACAGAGGATGGTTGGCCACTTGTGTCACCACAACGATATGCAGGAGAACAAGATAAAGTGGTGAATATTGATGATGTACTGGGAAATTGGGAATGTATTTATTTTGATAAAGATAATAATGGTAAGATGAATGCCTTGAATATTTGCATTACTACCCATCATAATGATCCTAATGCCTATGTAGTGGAACAACACGCTGATAATTATTTTTCGTTATTTTCTTCTCGACATCCATCAATAGACGGAATTATGATCCAGGGATGGGATTGGGAGCAATGGATTGAAACTATTGTATTTATGGGGAAGGATAGCGAGGGCAATGTTTTGGTTGGAAAGCGAAGGGAATAG
- a CDS encoding GntR family transcriptional regulator — MKTKYSIVKDSIKSKVLEGTYQPNQKISSESELMEEFGVSRHTVRLAIGDLVIEGWLYREQGSGTFCADRTENASKITGEKSKNIAIITTYISDYIFPSIIRGAEKHLSENGYNVMLFSTNNNHETEKNVLETILSQKFDGVIVEPTKSAIANPNINYYLNLENQNIPYIMINSYYDELDPVSITLNDEKGGYLQTAHLMELGHKNIVGFFKTDDKQGSKRMKGYLKAHRDNHITIIPNNIIAYKTDEMMTKPLEEFERVLSLTNIEWPTAIICYNDQLAMKLLDIIRERKLKVPEDISIVGFDNSFLASISEVKLTTIQHPQSELGATAAKLILDLINDKKGEHKKEDHKIESVIFEPTLVVRNSTKKLDA, encoded by the coding sequence ATGAAAACCAAATATAGTATCGTAAAGGACTCTATTAAGTCAAAAGTTTTAGAAGGAACGTACCAGCCTAACCAAAAAATTAGTTCTGAAAGTGAATTAATGGAAGAGTTCGGCGTTAGTCGACATACCGTTAGACTCGCGATTGGTGACTTGGTGATCGAAGGGTGGTTATATAGGGAGCAAGGTTCCGGGACTTTTTGTGCGGACCGAACAGAAAATGCATCAAAAATTACTGGAGAGAAATCTAAGAATATCGCTATCATTACGACGTATATTTCAGATTATATTTTCCCTTCTATTATAAGAGGTGCAGAAAAACATCTAAGTGAAAATGGTTATAATGTTATGTTATTCAGTACGAATAATAATCATGAAACCGAAAAAAATGTACTGGAAACGATTCTTTCACAAAAGTTTGATGGTGTCATTGTTGAACCGACAAAAAGTGCGATTGCCAATCCAAATATTAATTATTATTTGAATTTGGAGAACCAAAACATTCCATATATCATGATTAACTCTTATTATGACGAGCTAGATCCCGTTAGTATTACGTTAAATGATGAAAAGGGAGGATATCTTCAAACGGCCCATTTGATGGAATTGGGGCACAAGAATATTGTCGGTTTTTTTAAAACGGATGATAAACAAGGCTCAAAACGAATGAAGGGCTATTTAAAAGCTCATCGTGACAATCATATAACGATAATTCCTAATAATATCATTGCCTACAAAACGGATGAAATGATGACTAAGCCGTTAGAAGAATTTGAAAGAGTTTTATCGTTGACTAATATCGAATGGCCAACTGCAATTATTTGCTATAATGATCAACTAGCTATGAAGTTATTGGATATTATTCGAGAGCGAAAGTTAAAAGTTCCGGAAGATATTTCAATCGTTGGATTTGATAATTCTTTTTTAGCGAGCATATCTGAAGTGAAGTTGACAACGATTCAACACCCCCAAAGCGAATTAGGTGCAACAGCAGCAAAACTAATTTTAGATTTGATAAATGATAAAAAAGGTGAACATAAAAAAGAAGATCACAAGATAGAATCGGTCATTTTTGAGCCGACATTAGTTGTGCGGAATTCGACAAAGAAGCTTGATGCATAG
- a CDS encoding alpha-N-arabinofuranosidase has product MSKEMTEARMIVDKDFTISEIDPRIYGSFIEHLGRAVYGGIYEPGHSSADEHGFRQDVINLVKELQVPIVRYPGGNMVSAYNWEDGVGPLVDRPHRLELAWRVTETNEMGTNEFATWAKKINADVMMAVNLGTRGVDAARNLLEYCNHPSGTYWSDLRRKHGYENPHAIKTWCLGNEMDGPWQLGQKTAYEYGRLAAETAKAMRLVDPSIELVSCGSSSSAMPTFPEWEATTLEHTYEFADYISLHQYYGNRDNDTANYLANSLDMDRFIQTVTATCDYIKAKKRSKKTMMLSFDEWNVWFHSNKQDQEIKPWSIAPPQLEDVYTFEDALLVGSMLNTMLRHADRVKIACMAQLVNVIAPIMTETGGGAWKQTIFYPYYYTSVFGRGVALNPIVHSPKYDSKDFTDVPYLDSSIVYNEEDEELVIFATNRHLENVLRVDIDIRSFEGLEIIEHVVLENENPKAFNILTNEQVKPHKQGQSFIEDELLVGILPKMSWNMIRLRKTKK; this is encoded by the coding sequence ATGTCAAAAGAAATGACAGAAGCAAGAATGATCGTCGATAAGGATTTCACTATATCTGAGATTGATCCACGAATTTATGGATCATTTATCGAGCACCTTGGAAGAGCGGTTTATGGAGGGATTTATGAACCGGGTCATTCATCGGCTGATGAGCATGGATTTAGACAAGATGTTATTAATCTTGTAAAAGAATTACAAGTACCCATAGTGCGATATCCGGGTGGAAACATGGTTTCAGCCTATAACTGGGAGGATGGTGTAGGACCACTGGTAGATCGTCCTCATCGTTTGGAGCTTGCTTGGCGTGTGACTGAAACCAATGAAATGGGTACCAATGAATTTGCCACATGGGCCAAGAAGATAAATGCTGATGTGATGATGGCTGTCAATCTTGGGACAAGGGGAGTAGATGCAGCAAGGAATCTATTAGAATATTGCAATCATCCTAGTGGCACCTATTGGAGTGATTTAAGAAGAAAGCATGGCTATGAAAATCCTCACGCTATCAAAACTTGGTGTTTAGGGAATGAAATGGATGGACCTTGGCAACTGGGTCAAAAAACAGCCTATGAATATGGGCGTTTAGCTGCTGAAACAGCAAAAGCGATGAGATTGGTAGATCCAAGCATCGAGCTCGTAAGTTGCGGAAGTTCAAGTTCGGCAATGCCTACTTTTCCTGAATGGGAAGCGACAACATTAGAGCATACGTACGAATTTGCTGACTATATTTCACTTCATCAATATTATGGTAACCGTGATAATGATACAGCCAACTATTTAGCCAACTCGTTAGATATGGATCGCTTCATACAAACTGTTACTGCTACTTGTGACTATATTAAAGCCAAGAAGCGTAGTAAAAAAACAATGATGTTGAGCTTTGACGAATGGAATGTGTGGTTTCATTCCAATAAACAGGACCAAGAGATTAAGCCATGGTCAATTGCACCGCCTCAACTAGAAGATGTCTATACATTTGAAGATGCACTGCTTGTTGGAAGTATGTTAAATACAATGCTTAGACATGCTGACCGGGTGAAAATCGCTTGTATGGCACAACTCGTGAATGTTATTGCACCGATTATGACTGAGACAGGTGGTGGAGCATGGAAGCAAACCATTTTCTATCCTTATTACTATACATCTGTTTTTGGTAGAGGTGTGGCGCTAAACCCTATTGTTCATTCCCCTAAATATGATAGTAAAGATTTTACGGATGTTCCTTACTTGGATTCATCGATTGTTTACAATGAAGAAGATGAAGAATTGGTTATTTTCGCAACGAATCGCCATTTAGAAAATGTATTACGGGTAGATATTGATATCCGTTCATTTGAAGGACTTGAAATAATTGAACATGTCGTACTTGAAAATGAGAATCCCAAAGCATTCAATATCCTGACGAATGAACAAGTCAAACCGCATAAGCAAGGTCAATCATTTATAGAAGACGAATTGTTGGTTGGGATATTACCAAAAATGTCTTGGAATATGATTCGTTTACGAAAAACAAAAAAATGA
- a CDS encoding alpha-N-arabinofuranosidase, with product MENNQVIINTDIEEGTINKNIYGHFAEHLGRGIYEGIWVGEDSPIPNTNGIRNDIVEALKNISIPVIRWPGGCFADEYHWKDGIGPREGRKRMVNTHWGGLVENNHFGTHEFMMLCDMLGTEPYICGNVGSGTVQEMSEWVEYMTFDGESPMVNWRQENGRQEPWKVKYFGVGNENWGCGGNMRPEYYADLYRRYQTYVRNYGDNKLYKIAGGANVDDYNWTEVLMREAGHLMDGLSIHYYTIPGDFWTGKGSATDFTEDEWTITMQRVLHTEELIKNHSIIMDKYDPDKRVGMIIDEWGTWFDAEPGTNPGFLYQQNTIRDALVAGVSLNIFNNHCDRVQMANIAQTVNVLQAMILTDGAKMILTPTYHVFEMYKVHQDAKKLAVEINVDSITSGGAVIPQVSVSASKDKDGKVHISLCNLDNHADATITLNLRGIVDPIHVAGRILTSEQMDARNTFEAPNTVEPTAFTGFTVDGHNLRISLPSKSVTMLAIES from the coding sequence ATGGAAAACAATCAAGTTATTATTAATACAGATATCGAAGAAGGAACGATTAATAAAAATATTTATGGGCATTTTGCTGAGCATCTTGGCAGAGGTATTTACGAAGGGATTTGGGTTGGTGAAGACTCCCCGATTCCTAATACAAATGGAATTCGAAATGATATTGTCGAAGCGTTAAAAAACATTAGTATTCCGGTTATTAGATGGCCTGGAGGCTGCTTTGCTGATGAGTATCATTGGAAAGATGGTATTGGGCCTCGAGAAGGGCGAAAACGTATGGTCAATACGCATTGGGGTGGCCTTGTAGAAAATAATCATTTTGGGACACATGAATTTATGATGTTGTGCGATATGTTGGGGACTGAACCTTATATATGTGGCAATGTAGGGAGTGGAACTGTCCAGGAAATGTCAGAGTGGGTTGAATACATGACATTTGATGGTGAATCACCGATGGTCAATTGGCGACAGGAAAACGGACGACAAGAGCCATGGAAAGTAAAATATTTTGGTGTTGGTAATGAAAACTGGGGCTGTGGTGGAAATATGCGCCCTGAATATTATGCAGACCTTTATCGCCGCTATCAAACCTATGTACGGAATTATGGTGACAATAAGCTGTATAAAATTGCTGGTGGTGCCAATGTCGATGATTACAATTGGACGGAAGTGTTGATGCGCGAAGCGGGTCATTTGATGGATGGTTTAAGCATTCACTATTACACAATTCCGGGTGACTTTTGGACAGGCAAAGGTTCTGCAACTGATTTTACTGAAGATGAGTGGACAATTACGATGCAAAGAGTACTTCATACGGAAGAGTTAATTAAAAATCATAGCATAATTATGGATAAATATGATCCTGATAAGCGAGTAGGAATGATTATTGATGAGTGGGGGACTTGGTTTGATGCAGAGCCGGGCACGAATCCAGGTTTCCTTTATCAGCAGAATACAATTCGTGATGCCCTCGTTGCAGGTGTGTCATTAAATATCTTTAACAATCATTGTGATCGCGTGCAAATGGCGAATATTGCACAAACGGTAAATGTCTTACAAGCAATGATTTTAACAGATGGCGCTAAAATGATTCTGACACCAACGTATCATGTGTTTGAAATGTATAAAGTGCATCAGGATGCTAAAAAGCTAGCTGTTGAAATCAATGTAGACTCGATTACAAGTGGAGGGGCTGTTATTCCTCAAGTAAGTGTGTCTGCATCTAAAGATAAGGATGGAAAGGTTCATATTAGCTTATGTAATTTAGATAATCATGCTGATGCTACGATTACGCTGAACTTACGTGGCATTGTTGATCCAATCCATGTTGCTGGACGAATTTTAACATCAGAGCAGATGGATGCACGTAATACTTTTGAAGCGCCAAATACTGTTGAACCAACTGCATTTACAGGATTTACAGTTGATGGTCATAATCTTCGTATTTCTTTACCTTCTAAATCGGTCACAATGCTAGCAATTGAATCATAA